A stretch of Henckelia pumila isolate YLH828 chromosome 4, ASM3356847v2, whole genome shotgun sequence DNA encodes these proteins:
- the LOC140862235 gene encoding uncharacterized protein, translating into MAPFEELYGKKCRSPLYWDDISETPDVEPDMIREMTEKVKLIQKRMKTAQYRQAKYENIRQRPISFDQGDRYQPDSSHIIQSDKAELDETLSYFEQPIQILDRKEKQLKNKTIQLVKVQWRRHGTEEATWEIERLIQIAYDFEDELMS; encoded by the exons ATGGCTCCATTCGAAGaattgtatggtaagaaatgtcGATCacctttgtactgggatgatatttccgaAACACCTGATGTTGAACCTGATATGATCCGTGaaatgactgagaaagtgaaattgatTCAGAAGCGAATGAAAACAGCACAATACAGACAAGCgaaatatgaaaatatcagacagcgACCtatatcttttgatcagggagacaga tatcagcctgattcTTCCCATATTATCCAGTCTGATAAAGctgaacttgatgaaactctcaGTTactttgagcagcctattcagattcttgatcgtaaagaaaagCAGCTAAAAAACAAGACGATTCAGTTAGTTAAAGTTCAATGGAGACGacatggcactgaagaagcaacttgggagattGA ACGGCTTATACAGATTGCttatgattttgaggatgaactcatgtcttag